CCTTTGGAATGACGGTAAAGCCCAGGCGGACCCCGGTAAAGCCTGCATTTTTGGAAAAGGAACGAAATTCGATGGCACAGGTTTTCGCACCTTCGATCTCAAAGATGGAATGGGGCACGTCATCCTGAGCGATATAAGCTTCATAGGCAGCATCATAAAGGATCACCGCGCCATTGTTATTGGCATAATCCACCCATACCTTTAACTGGTCCCTTGTCAGGGTCGTACCGGTGGGATTGCCTGGAACGCATAAGTAAATGAGATCCGGTGTCTCTTTTGGAAGCTCCGGTACAAAATGGTTTTCAGCTGTACAGGGCATATAGATCACATTGCTCCACTTACCTGCCTCTTCCTCATATACCCCCGTTCTTCCTGCCATGGCATTGGAATCCACATAAACCGGATAAACCGGATCACAGACAGCGATACGGCAGCTTTCATCAAAAATCTCCTGGATATTTCCGCAATCGCTCTTTGCCCCATCCGAGACAAAGATCTCATCAGGGGATATGTCACAGCCTCTGGAAACGTAATCTTCCTTTGCAATGATTTCCCTTAAAAATCCATAGCCCAGATCCGGTGCATAGCCATGAAAGGTCTCCTTATGCCCCATCTCATCCACTGCTTCATGAAGAGCGTTTATAATGGCCGGCGCAATGGGCTGGGTCACATCGCCGATTCCCAGACGGATGATCTTCTTATGGGGATTTGCCTCAGTAAAGGCATTTACCTTTTTTGCAATGGTGGAAAAAAGATAGCTTCCCGGAAGCTTTAAGTAGTTTTCATTGATTTTTACCATAGGTTCCTCCTGTTACCTTAAAGATTATTTATGTCAAATGTTCCCTCAAATACTTCTACTGCCGGCCCGGTCATGAACACATGGCCGCTTCCTTCCCGGTCCCAGTGGATGGTCAGATTGCCGCCCTTTAATTCCACCTCAACCGTTTGGGAGGTGCGGCCGCTTAAGGCTGAGGCAACCGCACTGGCGGTGGCTCCTGTCCCGCAGGCCCAGGTTTCCCCGCTGCCCCGCTCCCACACCCGCATGCGGATGTAATTCCGGTTCACCACCTGGATAAACTCCGAATTCGTCCGTTCCGGGAAACGCTCATGGTTTTCAAAGGCAGGCCCAATGGTCTCTAAATCCAGGCCGTCAATGTGGTCCATATAGTAAATGGCATGGGGATTTCCCATGGAAATGCCGATGAACTCATAGTCCTTTCCTTCAATGCAGATCGTCTCCGGCACCTGGCTGGTGATCTTTGGCACTCCCATGTCCACCGTGATCTGAACAGCCCGGCCATTCTCAGGCTTAACCTTTAAGTGCTTGATCCCTGCCCCTGTCTCCACATCGAATTCCGTCTTTTTCACCAGATGATGATCGTAAACATATTTTCCTACACAGCGGATGCCGTTGCCGCACATCTGGCTCTCCGTGCCGTCGGCGTTGAACATCCTCATGCGGCAGTCCGCTGTTTTGGACGGGCAGATAAGGATCAGCCCATCGGATCCAATGCCAAAATGACGGTCGCTGACCTTTTTCGCAAGCGCCTCCGGAGCTTCCACGGATTCCTCAAAACAGTTGATATATACGTAATCGTTACCGATTCCCTGCATCTTTGTAAATTTCATCATTCTCTCCCATAACTATCGATTGATCAGGCTCATGATCATCTGGGCGGTTTCCACCATATTGGTTCCGCTGTCCATGCTGCATTTCTGGATGTACCGGTAGGCATCCGTTTCAGACATATGGTTCCGTTCCATCAAAAGCTCCTTTGCCTCTCTGATCAATTCCTTCTCCTCGCTGTTCCGCTCTTTTGGCTGGCTTTTTAACTTCTTCCGCCTTTTGGCAAGGGATTCCACCATCATTTCCAGGGTGCTTACCAGGTCCTGTACCTTTAATGGATGGCCCAGGCAGACCACACCTTCAGGCGCTCTGCCGCTCCACTGGCTGGGGGACACCAAAAGAAGCATCTGCATGCCTTTTGGAAGACATTCGTAAAGCTCGTAAAATACCATATCTGCAAACCTGCAGCCGCATACAACGATTCCACTGCCCAGCTCGTCGGCGCTGTTTACCGCCTGGGCACCGGAGGTGCAGACCGCTGCTACCGTAAAGCCGTTCCTCACAAGAATATTTTTAATATTTTTTGCATCCTCTTCTCTGGAAAATGCCACTATCACATTGGTCAAACACTCTCACCTCCAGATAATCGTACCAGAAAACATTAATATTTATACAGGTATTCTTCCACTTCCCAATCTGTTACCTGGGCCCGGAACAGATGCCATTCGGTTTCCTTGGCTTCCAGGTATTTGGTAAAGATGTGTTCGCCCAGCACTTTTTTCATAAAATCGTCCTTACGGAAAGCTTCGATGGCTTCTCCCAGAGTCTCCGGCAGATGCTCAATTCCCTTTTCCACAATCTCCTCCGGCAGCATGGCGAAAATGTTCCTGTCAACGCTCTCCGGCGGAGTCATCTCTTTTTCTATTCCATCAAGACCGGCAGCCAGGCAGGCGGCTAAAGCCAGGTATGGGTTGACGGCAGGATCCGGGCAGCGAAGCTCGATCCTTGTTCCTGCCCCTCTGGAAGCAGGGATACGGATCAAAGGGCTTCTGTTTGCCTTGGCTGACCATGCAATATATACCGGGGCATCGTATCCGGGAACAAGGCGTTTATAGGAATTGACCAGTGGATTGGTGAGTATGGTCATCCCTTTCATATGATAAAGGATTCCGGCTATAAACTGGTAGGCAGTCCTGCTTAAGCCAAGCTCATCGGATGGGTCCTCAAACATATTGTTGCCCTTTAAATCAGACAGGGACATGTTGATGTGCATTCCGGAGCCATTGACGCCTGCCTTGGGCTTTGGCATAAAGGTAGCGTGAAGTCCGTGGCGCTTGGCAATGGACTTTACCGCCATTTTAAAGGTCATGATGTTATCCGCTGTCACCATGCCTTCTGCATACTGAAAATCGATTTCGTGCTGCCCCGGCGAAATTTCATGGTGGGAAGCCTCGATCATGAATCCCATTTCTTCCAGATTCAGCACCATATCCCGGCGGACGTTCTCAGCCAGGTCAATGGGTGCCACATCAAAATAGCTTGCCGTTTCATGGGTGTCCGTTGTGGGACGTCCCTCTTCATCCGTATGGAAAAGAAAGAATTCACATTCTGGTCCCGCATGGAATTCAAATCCCATATCTTTTGCTTTCTTTAACACCTTTTTGAGCACAAATCTGGGATCACCTTCAAAAGGCGTCCTGTCCGGACTATATACATCGCACATCAGGCGGGCAACCTTCCCCTGCTGGGGGCGCCACGGAAAAATCTCAAAAGTATCAAGATCCGGGTAAAGATACATATCGGATTCTTCTATTCTTACAAAGCCTTCAATGGAAGAACCGTCAAACATGCAGCGGTTATCAAGAGCCTTCCCAAGCATGCTTTTTGTAATGGCAACATTCTTAAGCATACCGAAAATATCAGTGAACTGAAGACGGATAAATTCCACATCCTCTTCTTCTACTATCCGGAATATATCTTCTTTGCTGTACTTGCTCATAATGCTATCTCCCTTCTTAAAAACCATAAAAACCCTGCTTTCCTGTAACAGGAAAAAGGGTAGGCGAATACAGTCTCACATCAATGGACCATCTTCGCACCACCCCGTCATATGTGTAAAATATAACAGCTTGAAAAAAATTTGTCAATATTTTTATTTATTACTTTGATATGCTAACGCCCGGATTGCATTTAAAATAGCAAGTACCGAGACGCCTACGTCTCCAAATACGGCTGCCCACATGGTGGCAATTCCTGCCGCCGACAACAGAAGAATGAGCACTTTCACTCCAATGGCAAAAATGATATTCTGCCTGACAATTCTTGCGGTTTTTCTTGCGATTGCAATGGCATCTATAATCTTTGACGGTTCATCTGTCATGATCACCACATCCGCGGCTTCTACCGCCGCATCGGAGCCGATTCCTCCCATGGCAATTCCCACATCTGCCCGGGCAAGGACCGGAGCGTCATTGATGCCGTCGCCCACAAAGGCCAGGTTAAGCCCTTCCTGTTTTCTTGATAACAGCTCTTCTACTTTTCCTACCTTATCACCGGGAAGCAATCCGCCGTGAACCTCGTCAAGACCCAGCTTTTCGCCAACCGCCTGACCTACCTCCGGCTTATCACCAGTCAGCATCACCAGCTTCTTTACTCCGGCTGCCTTTAATCCTTTTAAGGCCATGGGCACATCTTCACGAATGGTGTCGGAAATGGTAATGGAGCCAAGATAGCGCCCTCCATCCGCCACATAAAGGGACGTTCCTGTTACAGTGCCCTGATCAGTGATTGCTATTCCCTGCTGCTCCATAAGCCTTGCATTGCCGATATAAAGTTCATGCTCTCTGTCATCCTCTTTAATCTCTGCTCTGATGCCATATCCTGCAATTTCTTCCACACTTTCGATAAAACTCTCATCAATAGGCTTTCCATAGGCTTCCTTCACCGATAAGGCGATGGGATGGTTGGAATGAAACTCCCCATAAGCCGCCAGCCTTAAAAGCTCTTCCTTTGTTCCTTCTAAAGGATCTACATCTGTAACCTTAAATTTCCCTGTTGTAAGGGTTCCTGTCTTGTCAAAGACAACGGTTTCCAAAGAAGCCATGGCTTCCAGGTAATTGCTTCCCTTCATGAGAATCCCATGTCTGGAGGCAGCGCCCAGCCCTCCAAAAAAGCTTAGAGGCACGGATATCACCAGCGCACAAGGACAAGAGACAACCAGGAAGCTGCAGGCACGGTAAATCCAGGTTCCCCATTCACCGCCAAACACCAGGGGAGGAATCACTGCCAGGATAAGCGCCAGGCCTACCACCACCGGCGTATAGATTTTTGCGAACCTGGTAATGAAGTTTTCGGCCTTTGCCTTTCGAAAACTGGCATTTTCCACCAGCTCCAGAATCTTTGCAACCGTAGAGTCATCAAAGATCTTTGTTACTTCAACCTCTAAAACACCGTTTAAGTTGATGGAACCGCTGAATATTGCATCCGTTTCCTTCACTTCCACAGGCATGGATTCTCCGGTCAGGGCCTTGGTATCCAATCCTCCGTTCCCCTTTACGACGATGCCGTCAAGAGGCACCTTTTCTCCCGGCTTTATTACGATCCTGTCTCCAACAGACACTTCATAAGGGTCTACTTTCTCTTCTTTCCCATTCCGGAGCAGGTTTGCATATTCCGGATTAATATCCATAAGCTCGGTGATGGACTTTCTGGACTTGTTTACCGCGTAGTCATTAAAGAGTTCACCCACCTGGTAAAACAGCATAACTCCTACCGCTTCTTCCATAGCCCCGATGCCGATAGCACCGAAGGTTGCCACTGTCATGAGAAAGTTTTCATCGAAAATCTGGCCGTTTTTAATATTCCGGAGTGCTTTTAAGGGAATATCATATCCTGCTGCCAGATAGGAGATCAAAAAAAGCATCCAGTACCAGACTGTTTTTTCTTCCACAATCATTCCTGCCGCAAAAAACAAGGCGCTGGCCACAAGTCTTATTGCCATCTGTTTCTGTTTCTTCGTCATAGCCGCTCCTTTTCTCTTACCGCAATACCTTAAATTCTGCTTCCGGCTCGATTTTATTTGATATCTTTCTTGCCGCTTCCATAATTTCATCTGATCTGTTTTCTTCGACTTCCATGGTCATCCTCTGGGTCATAAAGCTTAAGGATGCGCTTTCCACACCATCTAATTTTTTTACCTCTTCTTCAATCTTGGCTGCACAGTTGGCACAGCATAAACCTTCCAGCTTAACAATCTTTTTCATAACCTATACTCTCCTTTTTCATTCTTTTATTATTATCTTAATCACTCATTGATATGCTCCATCCCCTGGGCCAGAATCGATTCAATATGGCCGTCGGCAAGGGAGTAAAATACGGTCTTTCCTTCTCTGCGGAACTTCACCAGACGCATCTGCTTCAATATCCGAAGCTGATGGGAAATGGCTGACTGCCCCATTTTCAGAAGGTTGGCAATATCACACACGCACATCTCCGACTGACTGAGTACGTAGAGGATTTTTATTCTGGTAGCATCACCAAACACTTTGAAAAAATCCGCCAGATCAAGAAGCTCCTGATCCTGGGGCATGGCTTTTAACACCTGATTTACCACGTTTTCATGAACGCAGATAAAATCGCATTGGTCGATTTCATAATCCTGAATGTTTTTTTTGCTATCCTGCTCCATTTGGTACCTCCTTAATCCTAATATTATTATATGAATAACTGTTCATATGTTTATATTATCACCTTTTCATAATTTGTCAAGCATTTTTTTCTGCGCACTTGACAGCCTTTATTGGCAATGGTAGACTAAAGGTCCTTTTCCAATCTAATTTCACATCTGATATTCAGGAAAAGAGAATATTGATACCACGGTAGAGTCCCCGGAAATGGATATTTTTAATTCCGGAGAGCAGCGTTTCCATTGGCTGACCCAATGGCGCTCACCGCTTGGCAAGATATTGGGATCCTCTGACTGGTCATGACAGGTTTCTTATTTAACATTAAGAACTGCCCGCTGCCGGAAAGGACGGATTCACAAATATTACTACCAGGAGGAACCTATATGATTCAAGTGGAACACATGAACAAGACCTTTAAGGTCGCAAGAAGAAGTGCCGGCTTTTCAGAAGCTGTGAAGGCCCTTTTTCACAGAGAGATGGAAATCATCCACGCTCTTTACGATATTTCCTTTACCATAGGAGACGGAGAAATGGTAGGCTATATCGGACCTAACGGAGCAGGTAAAAGCTCCACCATCAAAATTCTAAGCGGAATACTCACACCGGATAACGGCACCTGCCTGATCAATGGCCGTATCCCCTGGAAGGAACGCAAGAAGCATGTAAAGGACATTGGCGTTGTGTTCGGCCAGCGCAGCCAGCTTTGGTGGGATGTCCCCATCCTTGATTCCTTTGAACTGCTCCGCGACATCTACGAAATCCCCACAAACCAATACCAGGAAACCCTTGATGAGCTGACCGGGCTTTTATCCTTAGGCAAGCTTTTGCGCACTCCGGCCAGGCAGCTGTCATTGGGCCAGCGGATGCGCTGTGAGATCGCAGCCTCCCTTCTCCACAGACCTAAAATCCTGTTTCTGGATGAGCCCACCATTGGTCTGGATGCAGTATCCAAGCTTGCGGTCCGGGACTTCATCAGAAAGCAGAACCGGGAACACAAGACAACGGTCCTTCTTACAACCCATGATATGCAGGACATTGACGCTCTGGCAGACAGGGTCCTCTTAATTGGAAGAGGACGGCTGCTTTTGGACGGTACCCTTTCCGATTTAAAATCACACCGTCCCAATGAAGAAGCCACACTGGATGAGATCATTGCCGCCCTTTACCGGGATTACCGGATATAGGAGGAAGAAACCATGAAAAAATACTTATCTTTTTTCCGCATCCGTTTTATCCACGGGCTTCAATACCGGGCTGCCGCTCTTTCCGGCATGGTTACCCAGTTCGTATGGGGAATTATGGAGATTCTCTTATTCCGGGCCTTTTATGAGGCTGCACCGGAAAGCTTTCCCATGGAATTCCAGGCACTTTCCACCTACATATGGCTCCAACAGGCATTTCTGGCCCTTTACATGACCTGGTTCTGGGAACCTGAGCTGTTTCATTCCATTACCACCGGAAATGTGGCCTACGAACTATGCCGCCCTGTCCGCCTTTACCATATGTGGTTTACCAGGAGCCTGGCTGTCCGCCTTTCCAAGGCAGTCCTGCGGTGCATGCCCATCCTTTTGTTTGCCTGGCTGCTGCCGGCTCCTCATGGCCTCACACTTCCCGGAACCATCCATACATGGTTTTTCACCCTTTTGTCCATGACCCTGGGACTTCTTTTTGTAGTTGCCTTTGGCATGGTGGTATACATGTCCGTTTTTTACACCATTTCCTCCCAGGGAATCAAACTGATCGTCACCTCCCTTTCCGAGTTTTTAAGCGGTGCGGTCATCCCTCTTCCTTTCCTGCCGGACGGGATCAGGGAATTTGTGAACTTTTTGCCTTTTGCATCGGCCCAGAATGTTCCTTTCCGGATATTCGGCGGAGACTTGAAAGGATATAATATGTATGCAAGCCTTTTGGGACAGGTATTCTGGCTGGCAGTGTTCCTTGTTATGGGTCAGATCATGGAACGGGGTGCCTTAAAGCGCCTTGTGATCCAGGGCGGTTGAAAGGAGGGATACCATGAATTCAATCCGGTTATATGAAAAATATCTTCTCATACACTTAAAAAGCATGATGCAGCATAAGGCTTCTTTCCTTTTAACCACCATAGGGCAGTTTTTAATATCCTTTAATATATTTCTTGGAGTGCGCTTTATGATGGACCGTTTTAAAGAAGTAAAGGGCTTTTCCTACGGAGAGGTTCTGCTCTGTTTTTCCATTACGCTTATGGCCTATACGATTGCCGAGACCATCTTCCGAAGCCTGGACACCTTTGAAACCATCATCGGAAACGGAGAATTTGACCGTATCCTTCTCCGGCCGAGAGGCAGCCTGTTCCTGGTCCTATGCAGCAAAATAGAGCTGACCAGAATCGGCCGGCTTTTGCAGGCTGCCGTTATGCTTGCCTACGGCCTGAATTTCAGCTCCATCACCTGGAACCCTGTCAGGATTGTGACCGTTGTCCTCATGATCACAGGAGGGGTGGCGGTGTTCGCAGCCATTTATCTGATTTTTGCCTCCATATGCTTTTTTACCCTGGAGGGACTGGAATTTATGAATGTATTCACTGACGGAGCCAGAGAATATGGGAAATATCCCATCGGCATCTATGGGAAAACTCTTCTGACCATCTGTACTTACCTGGTTCCCTTTGCCCTGTTTCAGTATTACCCTTTTTTGTATCTTACGGGAAAGACTCCTGATCCCCGGTACAGCCTTCTTCCTCTGGCCGCCTGTCTCTTTTTGGTTCCTGCCGGACTTTTGTGGAATTTCGGACTGTCCCATTACCAGTCAACCGGTTCTTAATCCAAAATGAAAAGACCGCAGAGCAGGCGGAATCTTCTGATTCCGTTTGCTTCGCGGTCTTTCTTTATGGTTTAGTATCCGTCTTTTCCATGATGGCTGCAGCACGCTTCCAGGATCCATTGGTTCCTGCCATGTGTCAACAGTTTTCCGTCTCTTTTTTTCTAATGACCCGTTCAAATACCAGTAAAGTCACGGCCAGCGACACGGCTACGCTGATAAAATCCGAGACAGGTTCTATATAAAATATTTTTTCTATTCCAAACCAGACCGGAATAAGGGCAGCACCGCCTAAAAATATCACCTTACGGAACATGGAAAGGGAAATAGCGACTTTTGCGGCTCCCATTCCCACAAATCCGTCTACGACCGCATACTGCAGGGCCAGAGGTATGATGCCCATGGTATAAATCTTAATCGCCCATACCGTTAAGTTCACGTAAGCCTCATTCTTAGTAAAGATGAGTACAAAATACTCAGGAACCGTATGAGCCAGGATAAACATTATGGTGGTAAATCCAAGGGCCAGACCTGAAATGTGAAGGCTTGCCTTTTTAATCCGGTCGGGCCTTCCCGCTCCATAATTATACCCTAATATGGTCTGGGTCCCGCCGGTGATCCCTCCAAGAGGCATGGTAACCATCAGCATAAAGCTCTGTACAATGGTCATGCAGGTGAGAAGCATGTCTCCCTGGCCCTCTCCGCCGTAATGCTGGATCATCATGTTTAAGAATATGATTAAAATATTATCAAATGCAATGATGAGAAAAGGACTTAAGCCCAGCAGCAGAACCCGTTTCATGATCTGCCAGTCATAACCGCCAAAGGTGATCCGGATAGGGGGCTTATTTCCAAACAGGAACCGGAGCACATAGATGCAGGAAGCCATCTGAGAAAGAACCGTGGCGATTGCAGCTCCCCGTACCTCCAGGCCAAACACAAACATAAACACCGGGTCCAGAATGATATTGCATACGGCCCCTAAAAGAACCGACTTCATACCAGTCTTTGCAAAGCCCTGACAGATGATGAACTGGTTCATCCCTGTTGACAAAAGAGCAAAAATAGTGCCCAGCAGGCATATGCTAAGGTAATCATTGGCATAAGAAAAAGTCGCTTCGCTGGCTCCAAACCACATCAAAAGCCTTTCCTTTGCCATAAAGGCAGAAACGGTGATCACCACCGACAGAACCGTTAAAAGC
The nucleotide sequence above comes from Lacrimispora sp. BS-2. Encoded proteins:
- a CDS encoding ABC-2 family transporter protein; amino-acid sequence: MNSIRLYEKYLLIHLKSMMQHKASFLLTTIGQFLISFNIFLGVRFMMDRFKEVKGFSYGEVLLCFSITLMAYTIAETIFRSLDTFETIIGNGEFDRILLRPRGSLFLVLCSKIELTRIGRLLQAAVMLAYGLNFSSITWNPVRIVTVVLMITGGVAVFAAIYLIFASICFFTLEGLEFMNVFTDGAREYGKYPIGIYGKTLLTICTYLVPFALFQYYPFLYLTGKTPDPRYSLLPLAACLFLVPAGLLWNFGLSHYQSTGS
- a CDS encoding ATP-binding cassette domain-containing protein produces the protein MIQVEHMNKTFKVARRSAGFSEAVKALFHREMEIIHALYDISFTIGDGEMVGYIGPNGAGKSSTIKILSGILTPDNGTCLINGRIPWKERKKHVKDIGVVFGQRSQLWWDVPILDSFELLRDIYEIPTNQYQETLDELTGLLSLGKLLRTPARQLSLGQRMRCEIAASLLHRPKILFLDEPTIGLDAVSKLAVRDFIRKQNREHKTTVLLTTHDMQDIDALADRVLLIGRGRLLLDGTLSDLKSHRPNEEATLDEIIAALYRDYRI
- a CDS encoding metalloregulator ArsR/SmtB family transcription factor is translated as MQDYEIDQCDFICVHENVVNQVLKAMPQDQELLDLADFFKVFGDATRIKILYVLSQSEMCVCDIANLLKMGQSAISHQLRILKQMRLVKFRREGKTVFYSLADGHIESILAQGMEHINE
- the dapF gene encoding diaminopimelate epimerase — encoded protein: MKFTKMQGIGNDYVYINCFEESVEAPEALAKKVSDRHFGIGSDGLILICPSKTADCRMRMFNADGTESQMCGNGIRCVGKYVYDHHLVKKTEFDVETGAGIKHLKVKPENGRAVQITVDMGVPKITSQVPETICIEGKDYEFIGISMGNPHAIYYMDHIDGLDLETIGPAFENHERFPERTNSEFIQVVNRNYIRMRVWERGSGETWACGTGATASAVASALSGRTSQTVEVELKGGNLTIHWDREGSGHVFMTGPAVEVFEGTFDINNL
- a CDS encoding ABC transporter permease — translated: MKKYLSFFRIRFIHGLQYRAAALSGMVTQFVWGIMEILLFRAFYEAAPESFPMEFQALSTYIWLQQAFLALYMTWFWEPELFHSITTGNVAYELCRPVRLYHMWFTRSLAVRLSKAVLRCMPILLFAWLLPAPHGLTLPGTIHTWFFTLLSMTLGLLFVVAFGMVVYMSVFYTISSQGIKLIVTSLSEFLSGAVIPLPFLPDGIREFVNFLPFASAQNVPFRIFGGDLKGYNMYASLLGQVFWLAVFLVMGQIMERGALKRLVIQGG
- a CDS encoding heavy metal translocating P-type ATPase, giving the protein MTKKQKQMAIRLVASALFFAAGMIVEEKTVWYWMLFLISYLAAGYDIPLKALRNIKNGQIFDENFLMTVATFGAIGIGAMEEAVGVMLFYQVGELFNDYAVNKSRKSITELMDINPEYANLLRNGKEEKVDPYEVSVGDRIVIKPGEKVPLDGIVVKGNGGLDTKALTGESMPVEVKETDAIFSGSINLNGVLEVEVTKIFDDSTVAKILELVENASFRKAKAENFITRFAKIYTPVVVGLALILAVIPPLVFGGEWGTWIYRACSFLVVSCPCALVISVPLSFFGGLGAASRHGILMKGSNYLEAMASLETVVFDKTGTLTTGKFKVTDVDPLEGTKEELLRLAAYGEFHSNHPIALSVKEAYGKPIDESFIESVEEIAGYGIRAEIKEDDREHELYIGNARLMEQQGIAITDQGTVTGTSLYVADGGRYLGSITISDTIREDVPMALKGLKAAGVKKLVMLTGDKPEVGQAVGEKLGLDEVHGGLLPGDKVGKVEELLSRKQEGLNLAFVGDGINDAPVLARADVGIAMGGIGSDAAVEAADVVIMTDEPSKIIDAIAIARKTARIVRQNIIFAIGVKVLILLLSAAGIATMWAAVFGDVGVSVLAILNAIRALAYQSNK
- a CDS encoding cation transporter — protein: MKKIVKLEGLCCANCAAKIEEEVKKLDGVESASLSFMTQRMTMEVEENRSDEIMEAARKISNKIEPEAEFKVLR
- the glnA gene encoding type I glutamate--ammonia ligase, producing MSKYSKEDIFRIVEEEDVEFIRLQFTDIFGMLKNVAITKSMLGKALDNRCMFDGSSIEGFVRIEESDMYLYPDLDTFEIFPWRPQQGKVARLMCDVYSPDRTPFEGDPRFVLKKVLKKAKDMGFEFHAGPECEFFLFHTDEEGRPTTDTHETASYFDVAPIDLAENVRRDMVLNLEEMGFMIEASHHEISPGQHEIDFQYAEGMVTADNIMTFKMAVKSIAKRHGLHATFMPKPKAGVNGSGMHINMSLSDLKGNNMFEDPSDELGLSRTAYQFIAGILYHMKGMTILTNPLVNSYKRLVPGYDAPVYIAWSAKANRSPLIRIPASRGAGTRIELRCPDPAVNPYLALAACLAAGLDGIEKEMTPPESVDRNIFAMLPEEIVEKGIEHLPETLGEAIEAFRKDDFMKKVLGEHIFTKYLEAKETEWHLFRAQVTDWEVEEYLYKY
- a CDS encoding LL-diaminopimelate aminotransferase — encoded protein: MVKINENYLKLPGSYLFSTIAKKVNAFTEANPHKKIIRLGIGDVTQPIAPAIINALHEAVDEMGHKETFHGYAPDLGYGFLREIIAKEDYVSRGCDISPDEIFVSDGAKSDCGNIQEIFDESCRIAVCDPVYPVYVDSNAMAGRTGVYEEEAGKWSNVIYMPCTAENHFVPELPKETPDLIYLCVPGNPTGTTLTRDQLKVWVDYANNNGAVILYDAAYEAYIAQDDVPHSIFEIEGAKTCAIEFRSFSKNAGFTGVRLGFTVIPKALVRGGVSLHSLWARRHGTKFNGAPYIVQKAGAAVYSAGGKAQLKEQVAYYMRNAKVIYMGLKEAGCQVYGGVNAPYIWLKVPAGMTSWEFFDRLLEEAGVVGTPGSGFGPSGEGYFRLTAFGTYENTLEAIDRIKKMPSLKK
- a CDS encoding MATE family efflux transporter, which codes for MKTENNLDTDEIRGLVWRLAIPSMLAQFVSVFYSIVDRMYIGNIAGTGEISLAGVGICGPIVTMISSVAFLVGVGGSPLMSIRMGEKNQRAASQILANCFLLLTVLSVVITVSAFMAKERLLMWFGASEATFSYANDYLSICLLGTIFALLSTGMNQFIICQGFAKTGMKSVLLGAVCNIILDPVFMFVFGLEVRGAAIATVLSQMASCIYVLRFLFGNKPPIRITFGGYDWQIMKRVLLLGLSPFLIIAFDNILIIFLNMMIQHYGGEGQGDMLLTCMTIVQSFMLMVTMPLGGITGGTQTILGYNYGAGRPDRIKKASLHISGLALGFTTIMFILAHTVPEYFVLIFTKNEAYVNLTVWAIKIYTMGIIPLALQYAVVDGFVGMGAAKVAISLSMFRKVIFLGGAALIPVWFGIEKIFYIEPVSDFISVAVSLAVTLLVFERVIRKKETENC
- a CDS encoding ANTAR domain-containing protein; this encodes MTNVIVAFSREEDAKNIKNILVRNGFTVAAVCTSGAQAVNSADELGSGIVVCGCRFADMVFYELYECLPKGMQMLLLVSPSQWSGRAPEGVVCLGHPLKVQDLVSTLEMMVESLAKRRKKLKSQPKERNSEEKELIREAKELLMERNHMSETDAYRYIQKCSMDSGTNMVETAQMIMSLINR